A window of the Polaribacter sp. HaHaR_3_91 genome harbors these coding sequences:
- a CDS encoding M1 family aminopeptidase, with amino-acid sequence MFSTIFKHELKYWFNKPVFYIYISIFLLISFFLSATSAGIWDGVSGTTGSSRIVNSPIGVTGIFNAFTILIFFLFPSIIGVSIYRDFKSEMHSILFSYPFTKANYLFAKFFSGIVVVSAIVLVVALGMVIGFRFPGTNSDIVGDFNVMTYLTTYLVYILPNVLFFGAVVFAIVTFSRSVAAGFITVIILMFVQGAISSILSEPEQATLLAILDPYGSSASSYYTKYWTVSEQNEMQIPIGELVIYNRLLWLVVSSLIFGLVYKYFKFTQNAITLSFRKVKAERITKSNFSGVTRITLPKVSHDYSFIQNLKVMWHLSNIDFKYIFKSLPFICILIVGLLMLFGTLFISSEIFGTDTLPVTWQMLGGGNIFSLFVINICTFLYAGMLVQRARTAKISHLVDSTPIPNWTLLFSKLIAILKMQLVLLAVIMVSGMFFQAYQGYYNFEIGHYIKELFGLKFLNYAIWAFLAIFVQTLFKNQYLGLLVLLIVAMGIPFLDLIGIELAIFKYNEGPGFSYSDMNGYGSALSRYLWYKIYWILGGTVLLLVSVLFWVRGLPNSFSERMDIAVSRFKTPQKIGLAVVLVAFLTLGFTIYQETKSEEENSASKQAELNAVKWEKSYKKYEDYKQPRIVAVNADVAIYPKKRTYKASAVFTMINKTDKAIDSIFLNHNSLENTFEFNKPNNLVLEDTVFNFDIYKFDKKILPGDSLQLTMHVKSKENTMFQRKSPVLANGTFLNNFSMFPSLGYSSAGELTDNKIREKYSLPPNNLQSEPTDSTALGNTYISKDSDWIDFEATVSTSEDQIAIAPGYLQKEWTEAGRKYFHYKMDSKMLNFYAFNSARYQVKKEMWNGISLEIYYHKPHNYNLDRMLKGMKASVTYNEKNFSPYQHKQLRIVEFPRTQGTFAQSFANTIPFSEGFGFIAAVDDTNDDGVDYPFAVTVHEVAHQWWAHQVIGADVLGATMLSESLSEYVSLKVLEHQNGKPKMRTFLKKALDDYLMQRTMERKRENALMYNDGQGYIRYQKGSLVFYALSDYIGEERLNGALKKYVEKVKFQEAPYTTSVEMVNYIREVTPDSLQYVIKDMFETITLYRNQILEVKSTELDNGKYEVEIEFEVSKYRNDEKGKRYYGEKVGDTLTYQTDEMKKPILSVPLADYIDIGIFAQEEVDGEKKEKELYLKKHKITEINNKITIIVDEKPVEVGVDPYNKLIDTKSEDNRRKL; translated from the coding sequence ATGTTTTCAACTATTTTTAAACACGAATTAAAATACTGGTTTAACAAACCTGTTTTTTATATTTATATTTCAATATTTTTATTAATCTCTTTCTTCTTATCTGCAACATCTGCGGGTATTTGGGATGGCGTTTCTGGTACCACTGGTTCTTCCAGAATTGTAAATTCGCCAATTGGTGTTACAGGTATCTTTAATGCATTTACTATTTTAATCTTCTTTTTATTTCCATCAATTATTGGAGTTTCTATTTACAGAGATTTTAAAAGTGAAATGCACTCCATTTTATTTTCGTATCCGTTTACAAAAGCCAATTATTTATTTGCAAAGTTCTTTAGCGGAATTGTAGTGGTTTCTGCTATTGTTTTGGTTGTTGCTTTAGGAATGGTTATTGGGTTTCGTTTTCCAGGAACCAATTCAGATATTGTTGGCGATTTTAATGTTATGACTTATTTAACAACGTATTTGGTTTATATTTTACCAAATGTATTGTTTTTTGGAGCTGTTGTTTTTGCTATTGTTACATTTTCTAGAAGTGTTGCAGCTGGTTTTATTACGGTAATTATTTTAATGTTTGTTCAGGGAGCTATTTCTAGTATTTTATCAGAACCAGAACAAGCAACTTTGTTAGCTATTTTAGATCCTTATGGTTCTTCCGCGTCTTCTTATTATACAAAATATTGGACCGTTTCTGAACAAAATGAAATGCAAATTCCAATAGGTGAATTGGTAATTTATAACCGTTTATTGTGGTTGGTAGTTTCCTCTTTAATTTTTGGGTTGGTTTATAAATATTTTAAATTTACACAAAATGCAATTACACTTTCTTTTAGAAAAGTAAAAGCAGAAAGAATTACAAAATCTAATTTTAGCGGAGTTACAAGAATAACGTTACCAAAAGTGTCTCACGATTATTCTTTTATTCAGAATTTAAAAGTTATGTGGCACTTGTCTAACATCGATTTTAAATACATTTTTAAAAGTTTACCTTTTATCTGCATTCTTATCGTTGGACTTTTAATGTTGTTTGGAACTTTATTTATTTCTAGTGAAATTTTTGGAACAGATACATTACCAGTAACTTGGCAAATGTTAGGTGGTGGAAATATTTTTAGTTTGTTTGTTATTAATATTTGTACTTTTTTATACGCTGGTATGTTAGTGCAAAGAGCAAGAACTGCAAAAATTAGTCATTTAGTTGATAGTACACCAATACCAAACTGGACATTATTATTCTCTAAATTGATTGCTATTTTAAAAATGCAATTGGTTTTACTGGCAGTAATTATGGTTTCTGGTATGTTTTTTCAAGCGTATCAAGGATATTATAATTTCGAAATTGGTCATTATATAAAAGAGTTGTTTGGGTTAAAATTTTTAAACTATGCAATTTGGGCTTTCTTAGCAATATTTGTACAAACGTTGTTTAAAAATCAATATTTAGGTTTATTAGTTTTGTTAATCGTTGCTATGGGGATTCCGTTTTTAGACTTAATAGGAATTGAGTTAGCCATTTTTAAATATAACGAAGGCCCAGGTTTTAGTTATTCGGATATGAATGGGTATGGCTCTGCGTTGTCTCGTTATTTATGGTATAAAATCTATTGGATTTTAGGAGGAACAGTATTACTTCTTGTAAGTGTTTTATTTTGGGTTAGAGGATTACCAAATTCTTTTTCTGAAAGAATGGATATTGCTGTCTCAAGATTTAAAACACCTCAAAAAATTGGTTTAGCGGTTGTTTTGGTTGCTTTTTTAACTTTAGGGTTTACGATCTATCAAGAAACAAAATCAGAAGAAGAAAACTCAGCTTCTAAACAAGCTGAATTAAATGCCGTTAAATGGGAAAAAAGTTATAAAAAATACGAAGATTATAAGCAACCAAGAATTGTAGCTGTAAATGCAGATGTAGCTATTTATCCGAAGAAAAGAACGTACAAAGCAAGTGCTGTTTTTACAATGATAAATAAAACGGATAAAGCAATTGATAGTATTTTCTTAAATCATAACTCATTAGAAAACACCTTCGAATTTAATAAACCAAATAATTTGGTCTTAGAGGACACGGTTTTTAATTTTGATATTTATAAGTTCGATAAAAAAATACTACCTGGCGATTCTTTACAACTTACAATGCATGTAAAAAGTAAAGAAAATACCATGTTTCAAAGAAAATCACCTGTTTTAGCAAACGGAACATTTTTAAATAATTTCTCTATGTTTCCTAGTTTAGGATATTCTTCTGCAGGAGAATTGACTGACAATAAAATTAGAGAAAAGTACAGTTTACCTCCAAATAATTTACAATCTGAACCTACAGATTCTACCGCTTTAGGAAATACATATATTTCTAAAGATTCTGATTGGATAGATTTTGAAGCAACCGTTTCTACATCCGAAGACCAAATTGCAATTGCACCGGGTTATTTACAGAAAGAATGGACAGAAGCTGGACGTAAATATTTCCATTATAAAATGGATAGTAAAATGTTGAATTTCTATGCGTTTAATTCCGCAAGATATCAAGTTAAAAAAGAAATGTGGAATGGTATTAGTTTAGAAATTTACTATCACAAACCACACAATTATAATTTAGATAGAATGCTAAAAGGGATGAAAGCATCTGTTACGTATAACGAGAAAAACTTTAGCCCTTATCAACATAAACAGTTAAGAATTGTAGAGTTTCCGAGAACACAAGGTACTTTTGCGCAATCTTTTGCAAATACAATTCCGTTTTCTGAAGGCTTTGGTTTTATTGCTGCTGTAGATGATACAAATGATGATGGAGTAGATTATCCTTTTGCAGTTACTGTACACGAGGTTGCACATCAATGGTGGGCACATCAAGTTATTGGTGCAGACGTTTTGGGTGCTACCATGTTGTCAGAAAGTTTGTCGGAATATGTTTCTTTAAAAGTATTAGAGCATCAAAATGGAAAACCGAAGATGCGTACCTTTTTAAAGAAAGCTTTAGATGATTATTTAATGCAAAGAACCATGGAAAGAAAGCGTGAAAATGCATTGATGTATAACGACGGACAAGGGTATATCCGTTATCAGAAAGGGTCTTTAGTTTTTTATGCTTTAAGTGATTATATTGGTGAAGAGAGATTAAATGGCGCTTTAAAAAAGTATGTAGAAAAAGTAAAGTTTCAAGAAGCTCCATATACAACTTCCGTAGAAATGGTGAATTATATTAGAGAAGTAACACCAGATTCCTTACAATATGTAATTAAAGATATGTTTGAAACCATTACGTTGTACAGAAACCAAATTTTAGAAGTAAAATCTACAGAATTAGACAACGGGAAATACGAAGTAGAAATAGAATTTGAAGTTTCTAAATATAGAAATGATGAAAAGGGAAAACGGTATTATGGTGAAAAAGTGGGAGATACTTTAACGTATCAAACGGATGAAATGAAAAAACCTATTTTATCAGTTCCATTGGCAGATTATATTGATATTGGTATTTTTGCGCAGGAAGAAGTTGATGGGGAAAAGAAAGAAAAAGAGCTGTATTTAAAGAAGCATAAGATTACAGAGATCAATAATAAAATTACAATTATTGTTGATGAAAAACCGGTTGAAGTAGGAGTAGATCCTTACAATAAATTAATAGACACGAAGTCTGAAGATAATAGAAGAAAGTTGTAG
- a CDS encoding esterase-like activity of phytase family protein, with amino-acid sequence MKSIVLGILGCLVFCSCKQEKAIELNFLDEFVLADSIAFQNSIIGGLSGIDYANDAYYFVVDDAKNPRFLKAAINIEQNKIKAVDFKKVVLLNDTTTSYYKENALDLESIFVEAETEEVYFVGEGSINKGKSPTVFKTGLNGNFIEAYELPKNLSDIKNIKHNAVFEGSSKSIDGKGFWVAMEGPLKTDGEDPSFTKASSPIRITYFDKTSKKVTKQFAYQLEHISKPSKGNINLNGLTSILEYKENHFFIIERTYQSGYGSYGNIVRIFDAVIDKKTTNVLNIDALKESDFIPLEKRLLLNFEEVKGQLTEGIIDNIEGITLGPKLANGNQSLLLVADDNFQVYGKQLNQFILLEITD; translated from the coding sequence ATGAAAAGTATTGTTTTAGGTATTTTAGGTTGTCTTGTTTTTTGTTCTTGTAAACAAGAAAAAGCAATAGAATTAAATTTTCTTGATGAATTTGTTTTAGCAGATTCCATAGCATTTCAAAACTCAATTATTGGAGGATTGTCTGGTATAGATTATGCAAACGATGCTTATTATTTTGTGGTGGATGATGCGAAAAACCCTCGTTTTTTAAAAGCAGCAATAAACATCGAACAAAATAAAATTAAGGCTGTAGATTTTAAAAAGGTTGTTTTATTAAATGATACGACAACTTCTTATTATAAAGAAAACGCTTTAGATTTAGAATCCATTTTTGTAGAAGCAGAAACCGAAGAGGTTTATTTTGTTGGTGAAGGATCTATTAATAAAGGTAAAAGTCCTACTGTTTTTAAAACAGGTTTAAACGGAAATTTTATAGAAGCTTATGAGCTTCCTAAAAACTTAAGTGATATTAAAAATATAAAACACAATGCTGTTTTTGAAGGTTCTTCTAAAAGTATTGATGGAAAAGGTTTTTGGGTAGCAATGGAAGGTCCTTTAAAAACGGATGGGGAAGATCCTTCTTTTACAAAAGCATCATCACCAATTAGAATCACGTATTTTGATAAAACATCTAAAAAAGTAACAAAGCAGTTTGCGTATCAATTAGAACATATTTCAAAACCATCCAAAGGGAATATTAATTTAAACGGATTAACATCGATCTTAGAGTATAAAGAAAATCACTTTTTTATTATTGAAAGGACGTATCAAAGCGGTTATGGTTCTTATGGGAATATTGTCAGAATTTTTGATGCAGTTATCGATAAAAAAACTACTAATGTTTTAAATATAGATGCTTTAAAAGAGTCTGATTTTATTCCGCTTGAAAAGCGTTTATTATTAAATTTTGAAGAGGTTAAAGGTCAATTAACAGAAGGAATTATAGATAACATAGAAGGTATTACATTGGGGCCAAAATTAGCCAATGGAAACCAATCTTTGCTTCTAGTTGCTGATGATAATTTTCAAGTCTATGGAAAACAATTAAATCAATTTATTTTATTAGAAATTACTGATTAA
- the dapA gene encoding 4-hydroxy-tetrahydrodipicolinate synthase, whose protein sequence is MQRFIGTGVALITPFKEDLSVDFDALVKLVNFNIENGTDYLVINGTTAESATITKEEKQEIINVIIKTNNKRLPLVLGVGGNNTALVIEELQTRDFTGLDGILSVAPYYSKPTQEGFYQHFKAIAQATDLPIILYNVPGRTAKNMEPATTIRLANEFENIVGIKEAGNNQQQYYTLLKDKPADFLIISGDDDMALGVALAGGSGVISVIGQAFPKEFSTMINHGLQGNNKEGYAIHYKMMDVVDYIFEENNPAGIKTVLQELGLCKNDVRLPLVQASAELQSKIAKFVANFK, encoded by the coding sequence ATGCAGAGATTTATTGGAACTGGAGTTGCGTTGATAACACCTTTTAAAGAAGATTTAAGTGTAGATTTTGATGCACTTGTAAAATTGGTGAATTTTAACATCGAGAACGGAACAGATTATTTAGTAATTAATGGTACAACAGCAGAAAGTGCAACTATTACTAAAGAAGAAAAACAAGAAATAATTAACGTTATTATTAAGACAAACAATAAGCGTTTGCCTTTAGTTTTAGGGGTTGGAGGTAATAATACCGCTTTAGTTATAGAAGAATTACAAACAAGAGATTTTACAGGTTTAGACGGTATACTATCTGTTGCGCCTTATTATAGTAAGCCAACACAAGAGGGTTTTTATCAGCACTTTAAAGCAATTGCTCAAGCTACAGATTTACCAATTATTTTGTATAATGTTCCTGGTAGAACTGCAAAAAATATGGAGCCTGCAACTACAATACGCTTGGCTAATGAATTTGAAAATATAGTGGGTATTAAAGAAGCAGGAAATAACCAACAACAGTATTATACGTTGTTAAAAGATAAACCAGCAGATTTTTTAATCATTTCTGGAGATGATGATATGGCTTTAGGAGTTGCCTTGGCAGGTGGTTCTGGTGTGATTTCTGTAATTGGACAAGCCTTTCCTAAAGAATTTTCTACAATGATAAATCATGGTTTACAAGGTAATAATAAAGAAGGATATGCTATTCATTATAAAATGATGGATGTTGTAGATTATATTTTTGAAGAGAATAATCCTGCAGGTATAAAAACAGTTTTACAGGAGTTAGGTCTTTGTAAAAACGATGTTCGTTTGCCTTTAGTGCAAGCAAGTGCAGAACTTCAATCTAAAATTGCTAAATTTGTAGCGAACTTTAAATAG
- a CDS encoding ferritin, giving the protein MLSPVIEKALNEQIRVEAQSSQIYLSMASWAEVLGFEGVAQFMYAHSDEERMHMLKLVKFINERGGHAIVSALDAPPVEFGEFKEMFQELFNHEVHVSACINDLVDICLQEKDYATHNFLQWYVSEQIEEEALARNILDKIKLIGDDKGGFYLFDNDIKQLITAVPPVQQ; this is encoded by the coding sequence ATGTTATCACCAGTTATTGAAAAAGCATTAAACGAACAAATTAGAGTAGAAGCACAGTCTTCTCAAATATATTTGTCAATGGCTTCTTGGGCAGAAGTTTTAGGTTTTGAAGGCGTTGCACAGTTTATGTACGCACATTCAGACGAAGAAAGAATGCACATGTTAAAGTTGGTGAAATTTATAAATGAACGTGGTGGGCATGCAATAGTATCAGCATTAGATGCACCTCCGGTGGAATTTGGTGAATTTAAAGAAATGTTTCAAGAATTATTTAATCATGAAGTTCATGTTTCTGCATGTATAAATGATTTAGTAGATATTTGCCTACAAGAAAAAGATTATGCTACTCATAATTTCTTACAATGGTATGTTTCTGAACAAATAGAAGAAGAAGCATTGGCTAGAAATATCTTAGATAAAATAAAGTTAATTGGTGATGATAAAGGTGGTTTTTATCTGTTTGATAATGATATTAAACAATTAATTACTGCAGTACCACCTGTGCAACAATAA
- a CDS encoding outer membrane protein assembly factor BamD, whose protein sequence is MQKIKNLACLLMFSLVLFSCGEYQKVLNKGTTEEQYKMAVKLYESNKFSKALRLFEKITPTYRGKPQMERIQFMVAQSNFNEKNYSMSGYYFDRFAKNYPKSSKLEEAAFLSAYSYKLASPSFSLDPTDTNKALDAFQSFINTYPDSDKIEEANQHYKELRYKLQKKYFEIAKTYYRTAEYDLRNYKAAIQAFDNLLADYLGSEFKEEALYYRLKAAHDFVLKSYDRRKLERIKDAIDAYDKLKRNYPESQFMEDSNIMLATLQKEQVRIDALIAKQVEVQNSKKK, encoded by the coding sequence ATGCAAAAAATTAAAAATTTAGCGTGTTTATTGATGTTCTCACTTGTATTATTTTCATGTGGAGAATATCAAAAAGTTTTAAACAAAGGTACTACGGAAGAGCAGTATAAAATGGCTGTAAAATTGTACGAAAGCAATAAGTTTAGTAAAGCTTTGCGTTTGTTTGAGAAAATAACACCAACTTATAGAGGGAAACCACAAATGGAGCGTATCCAATTTATGGTAGCACAATCTAATTTTAACGAGAAGAATTATAGTATGTCTGGTTATTATTTTGATCGTTTTGCAAAGAATTATCCGAAAAGTTCTAAGCTTGAGGAAGCAGCTTTTTTATCAGCTTATAGCTATAAATTGGCTTCTCCTAGTTTTAGTTTAGACCCAACGGATACAAATAAAGCATTGGATGCTTTTCAAAGTTTTATAAATACGTATCCAGATTCAGATAAAATAGAAGAAGCGAACCAACATTATAAAGAATTAAGGTATAAGCTTCAGAAAAAATATTTCGAAATTGCTAAAACGTATTATAGAACAGCTGAATACGATTTAAGAAATTATAAAGCGGCAATACAGGCTTTTGATAATTTATTAGCAGATTATTTAGGTTCTGAGTTTAAAGAAGAGGCATTATATTACAGGTTAAAAGCTGCACATGACTTTGTGTTAAAAAGTTATGACAGGAGAAAACTAGAACGTATAAAAGATGCAATAGATGCATACGATAAGTTAAAAAGAAATTACCCAGAATCTCAGTTTATGGAAGATTCAAATATAATGTTAGCGACCTTACAAAAAGAACAAGTAAGAATTGATGCATTGATAGCAAAACAGGTTGAAGTTCAAAATTCAAAAAAGAAATAA
- a CDS encoding DNA-directed RNA polymerase subunit omega yields MDYKDTKAPLSTITYNKNEVEAPTENIYEAISIIAKRANQINGDLKKELVDKLEEFATYNDSLEEVFENKEQIEVSKFYERLPKPTAMAMEEWLNGKVYFRTPEAE; encoded by the coding sequence ATGGATTATAAAGATACAAAGGCACCTTTAAGTACTATTACTTATAATAAGAATGAAGTAGAAGCTCCTACAGAAAATATTTATGAAGCTATTTCTATTATTGCCAAAAGAGCAAATCAAATCAACGGTGATTTAAAGAAAGAATTGGTTGATAAATTAGAAGAGTTTGCTACTTATAACGATAGTTTAGAAGAAGTTTTTGAAAATAAAGAGCAAATAGAAGTTTCTAAATTTTACGAAAGATTACCAAAACCAACAGCTATGGCTATGGAAGAATGGTTAAACGGTAAAGTTTATTTTAGAACTCCAGAAGCAGAATAA
- the coaBC gene encoding bifunctional phosphopantothenoylcysteine decarboxylase/phosphopantothenate--cysteine ligase CoaBC — protein MSVLSGKKILLGITAGIAAYKTAGLVRLFIKLGAEVKVIMTPASKDFITPLTLSTLSKNPVYSTFYNKEDEENELWNNHVDLGLWADYMLVAPATANTMSKMTNGTCDNLLLAVYLSAKCPIYFAPAMDLDMYIHPSTKESLQKLKSFGNTIIPATSGELASGLVGEGRMAEPEDIVSFIEKDILSKLPLKGKKVLLTAGPTYEAIDPVRFIGNHSSGKMGFAIAEAAANLGAEVFLVSGPSHQKIQHSLVHRVNVISADEMYNAAHKYFKEVDVAILSAAVADYRPKNVATQKIKKTTSALEIELEPTKDILASLGEIKENQYLVGFALETNNELENAKGKLKRKNLDAIVLNSLQDKGAGFATDTNKITIIDKDLTEKSFELKSKVEVAKDIMNEIVKNIS, from the coding sequence ATGTCTGTTTTAAGTGGTAAAAAAATTTTATTAGGAATTACTGCTGGAATTGCTGCATACAAAACGGCTGGTTTAGTCCGTTTATTTATAAAATTAGGCGCAGAGGTCAAAGTTATTATGACTCCTGCGTCTAAAGATTTTATAACACCTCTTACACTTTCCACACTTTCTAAGAACCCTGTTTATTCTACTTTTTATAATAAGGAGGATGAAGAAAATGAGCTTTGGAATAATCATGTAGATTTAGGTCTTTGGGCAGATTATATGTTAGTTGCTCCGGCAACAGCAAATACCATGTCTAAAATGACAAATGGCACTTGCGATAATTTATTATTGGCTGTCTATTTATCTGCAAAATGTCCAATCTACTTTGCACCTGCAATGGATTTAGATATGTACATCCATCCATCAACCAAAGAAAGTTTACAAAAATTAAAATCTTTTGGAAATACAATTATCCCTGCAACCTCTGGTGAGTTGGCAAGTGGTTTAGTTGGTGAAGGAAGAATGGCTGAGCCTGAAGATATTGTATCATTTATAGAAAAAGATATTTTATCTAAATTACCTTTAAAAGGTAAAAAAGTATTACTTACTGCAGGTCCAACGTATGAAGCTATAGATCCTGTTCGTTTTATAGGCAATCACTCTTCTGGTAAAATGGGGTTTGCAATTGCAGAGGCGGCAGCTAATTTAGGTGCTGAGGTTTTTTTAGTTTCTGGTCCAAGTCATCAAAAAATACAACATTCTCTAGTACATAGAGTAAATGTTATTTCTGCTGATGAAATGTACAACGCAGCTCACAAATATTTTAAAGAAGTAGATGTTGCTATTCTTTCTGCTGCAGTTGCAGATTATAGGCCAAAAAATGTAGCAACTCAAAAAATAAAAAAGACAACTTCTGCGTTAGAGATTGAGTTAGAACCAACAAAAGATATTTTAGCTTCTTTAGGTGAAATTAAAGAAAATCAATATTTAGTTGGTTTTGCATTAGAAACCAATAATGAGCTAGAAAATGCAAAAGGGAAACTAAAACGTAAGAATTTAGATGCTATCGTTTTAAATTCTTTGCAAGATAAAGGTGCCGGTTTTGCTACAGACACAAATAAAATTACTATTATTGATAAAGATTTGACTGAAAAATCATTCGAATTAAAATCTAAAGTAGAAGTAGCTAAAGATATTATGAATGAAATTGTAAAAAATATTTCTTAA
- a CDS encoding DUF4835 family protein has translation MRKLIFFFLLIFSVSVLKAQELNCLVTVNYNQVQGSNTQVFKTLEKSLSEFVNQTKWTNNEVKPEERIDCAFTIIITSRDENNFNATIQVQSTRPVFGSTYASPVLNLKDNDFNFKYNEFDPLVYNKNSYDSNLISTIVFYANIVLGADSDTFKRNGGESSFRVAENVMLQAQQSGIASWQNVVGKQNRFLLIDSFLSPKLSAYRTATYTYHRRGLDEFSLNKGIAKQNMEEAVISLESIYNKTVGNYLIRVFFDAKSDEIVNMYTDDATSRNKNRLVEIVKKISPNNNAKWKNIK, from the coding sequence ATGCGTAAACTTATATTTTTTTTTCTGTTAATATTTTCAGTTTCTGTGTTAAAAGCACAAGAATTAAATTGCTTGGTTACTGTAAACTACAACCAGGTTCAAGGTTCAAATACGCAGGTTTTTAAAACACTAGAAAAATCTTTGTCAGAGTTTGTAAATCAAACTAAATGGACAAATAACGAGGTAAAACCAGAAGAGAGAATAGATTGTGCTTTTACAATAATAATTACTTCTAGAGATGAAAATAATTTTAATGCAACGATACAAGTTCAGTCTACAAGACCCGTTTTTGGATCTACCTACGCTTCACCTGTATTAAATTTAAAGGACAACGATTTCAATTTTAAATACAATGAGTTCGACCCATTAGTTTACAATAAAAACTCTTATGATAGTAATTTAATTTCTACCATTGTTTTTTATGCAAACATTGTTTTAGGAGCAGATTCAGATACTTTTAAAAGAAATGGTGGAGAATCGTCTTTTAGAGTTGCAGAGAATGTAATGTTACAAGCGCAGCAAAGTGGAATTGCTTCTTGGCAAAATGTAGTAGGAAAACAAAATAGGTTTTTATTGATTGATAGTTTTTTATCTCCAAAACTTTCTGCATACAGAACAGCTACTTATACGTATCATAGAAGAGGATTAGATGAGTTTTCTTTAAACAAAGGTATTGCCAAACAAAATATGGAAGAGGCGGTAATCTCTTTAGAAAGTATCTATAATAAAACAGTTGGTAATTATTTAATTCGTGTATTTTTTGATGCAAAATCAGATGAAATTGTAAATATGTATACAGATGATGCTACTTCTAGAAATAAAAATAGACTTGTTGAAATAGTGAAAAAAATATCTCCGAATAACAATGCTAAGTGGAAAAATATTAAGTAA